The proteins below come from a single Gimesia alba genomic window:
- a CDS encoding nucleotidyltransferase family protein encodes MSNLNTPPRLFVIIPAAGRSRRMGTHKLLLTLGKETVIQRLVHGLSAPFITRIVIVARKEDDRLKDHLSDMDLDLVQPDVDPPDMKRSVQIGLKWIDEHYQPSEQDSWLLIPADHPVLKREVLEVLYQAWKQCQADVMIPTFQNQKGHPAFFRWPVSKDVFELQDDEGINALWKKHRVQPDLFECDFPEILIDLDTPEDFESVQQQFSEDF; translated from the coding sequence ATGAGCAACTTAAATACACCGCCACGACTTTTTGTCATTATTCCGGCTGCCGGCAGGAGCCGTCGCATGGGCACACACAAACTACTGCTGACACTGGGTAAAGAAACGGTGATCCAGCGGCTGGTTCACGGATTAAGTGCACCATTTATTACCCGGATCGTGATTGTTGCCCGCAAAGAGGATGATCGATTGAAAGATCATCTTTCCGATATGGATCTGGATTTAGTTCAACCTGATGTCGATCCGCCTGATATGAAACGTAGCGTGCAAATCGGTCTGAAATGGATTGACGAGCACTATCAGCCTTCAGAACAGGACAGCTGGCTGTTAATCCCCGCCGATCATCCGGTCCTCAAACGTGAGGTGCTTGAAGTGCTTTATCAGGCTTGGAAGCAATGTCAGGCAGACGTCATGATTCCTACCTTTCAGAATCAAAAAGGGCACCCCGCTTTTTTTCGCTGGCCCGTTTCTAAGGACGTTTTTGAACTTCAAGATGATGAAGGAATCAATGCATTATGGAAAAAGCACCGGGTTCAACCTGACTTGTTCGAATGCGATTTTCCGGAAATTCTGATTGATCTGGATACGCCTGAAGATTTCGAGTCGGTGCAGCAGCAATTTTCTGAAGATTTCTGA
- a CDS encoding DUF3467 domain-containing protein translates to MSAKKDEKSAEATTEAAAEQAQAPAQQQQQVKVNDDNVAASYANFCRVSSTPEELILDLGLNPQPLDPANTEINVGQRIILNHYTAKRLLSALSMALQRHEQAFGVLETDIRKRVVQKS, encoded by the coding sequence GTGAGTGCTAAGAAAGATGAAAAATCAGCTGAAGCAACAACAGAAGCAGCCGCAGAGCAGGCACAGGCTCCCGCTCAGCAACAGCAGCAGGTTAAGGTGAACGACGACAACGTCGCAGCCAGCTATGCTAACTTCTGTCGCGTTTCCAGTACTCCAGAAGAATTGATTCTGGACCTGGGATTAAATCCACAGCCACTTGATCCTGCAAACACTGAGATCAACGTTGGCCAGCGGATTATTCTGAACCATTACACAGCCAAAAGACTGCTGAGTGCACTTTCAATGGCACTGCAACGTCACGAACAGGCTTTCGGAGTTCTGGAAACAGACATTCGTAAACGTGTTGTTCAGAAGTCATAG
- a CDS encoding response regulator transcription factor — protein MVSDVMTINQEATVFVVDDDPAIRKSLRWLIESVGLKVQTHELASDFLESYSPDSPGCLVLDVRIPGMSGLELQEKLRERGYDIPVIIVSGYGDVPMAVRAMKAGAVDFLEKPVSDQVLLDYIQKGIEQDIKNKQARLQNKELIERKESLTRREREVMGYVVAGLSSREIADKLDVSFKTVEAHRAKIMKKMQVKSVPKLIQMDLLIQGSTTTDPKRF, from the coding sequence GTGGTTTCTGATGTTATGACGATCAATCAAGAAGCAACCGTATTTGTAGTTGATGATGACCCGGCGATACGCAAGTCGCTTCGGTGGCTCATCGAATCTGTCGGCCTCAAAGTTCAGACCCATGAACTGGCCAGTGATTTTCTGGAGAGCTATTCCCCCGATTCTCCCGGCTGTCTCGTCCTGGATGTGCGCATCCCGGGAATGAGTGGTCTGGAATTACAGGAGAAACTGCGCGAACGGGGATATGACATTCCGGTAATTATTGTCTCCGGGTATGGCGATGTTCCGATGGCCGTGCGGGCCATGAAAGCAGGTGCCGTAGACTTTTTAGAAAAACCTGTGAGTGATCAGGTTTTGCTGGATTATATCCAAAAAGGAATCGAACAGGATATCAAAAATAAACAGGCTCGGTTACAAAACAAAGAACTCATCGAACGTAAAGAATCACTGACACGCCGGGAGCGTGAAGTGATGGGATATGTTGTGGCCGGTCTATCCAGCCGTGAGATTGCAGACAAATTGGACGTCAGTTTTAAAACCGTCGAAGCGCATCGCGCAAAAATCATGAAGAAAATGCAAGTCAAAAGTGTTCCCAAGTTGATCCAAATGGATCTGCTCATTCAAGGCAGCACGACGACTGACCCCAAACGCTTCTAA
- the fhcD gene encoding formylmethanofuran--tetrahydromethanopterin N-formyltransferase, translated as MNTQTELELNGVPVCDTFAEAFTTVGTRIIVTALTESWVKIAAAEVSGYATSVIACDAEAGVEKYLSPAESPDGRPGVSLMFFAFSRSALETAVTNRVGQCILTCPTTACYSGITDSDPEKQIALGSQLRFFGDGFQVSKKWGHRRLWRIPVMDGEFVCEDRVGTFKGVAGGNLLICATDQKRGLLATEAAVAAMQKLEQIILPFPGGIVRSGSKVGSRYSKLKASTNDAYCPTVRAQTTSELPEGTGCVYEIVIDGDSFDTVQQAMQAGLIAVSQQPGVLEITAGNYGGKLGKHHFHLKDIVETSGL; from the coding sequence TTGAATACTCAAACTGAACTGGAATTAAACGGCGTTCCCGTTTGTGACACGTTTGCTGAAGCATTCACGACTGTGGGAACTCGCATCATTGTGACGGCGTTGACGGAGTCCTGGGTCAAAATTGCTGCGGCCGAAGTCAGTGGTTACGCGACAAGCGTCATTGCCTGCGATGCAGAAGCCGGCGTAGAAAAATATCTGTCTCCAGCAGAAAGCCCCGACGGACGACCGGGAGTCAGCCTGATGTTTTTCGCATTCAGCCGCTCTGCTCTGGAAACAGCGGTTACGAACCGAGTCGGACAGTGTATTCTGACCTGTCCGACAACCGCCTGTTATTCCGGTATCACAGATTCAGATCCGGAAAAGCAGATCGCCCTGGGAAGCCAACTGCGTTTTTTTGGTGATGGTTTTCAGGTCTCCAAGAAATGGGGCCACCGCCGACTCTGGCGGATTCCCGTAATGGATGGAGAATTCGTTTGCGAAGACCGGGTTGGCACATTCAAAGGAGTGGCGGGAGGCAATCTGCTCATCTGCGCGACGGATCAGAAAAGGGGGCTGCTAGCGACAGAAGCCGCCGTTGCCGCCATGCAGAAACTGGAACAGATCATCCTGCCTTTCCCCGGAGGGATCGTTCGCAGTGGCAGCAAAGTCGGTTCGCGTTATTCCAAACTGAAAGCCAGCACCAACGATGCCTATTGTCCGACGGTTCGCGCACAGACCACTTCAGAACTGCCTGAGGGTACCGGCTGTGTTTACGAAATCGTCATCGATGGTGACTCATTCGACACCGTACAACAGGCGATGCAGGCTGGATTAATTGCCGTCAGCCAACAACCGGGGGTCCTCGAAATCACTGCCGGAAACTATGGTGGAAAGTTGGGAAAACACCATTTTCACCTGAAGGACATCGTGGAAACCTCTGGCCTGTAA
- a CDS encoding PAS domain S-box protein, translating to MTEKKSLQSPPVDSSFPGVNVTELKTSDFLQNLVQIDHQLLRNILANTPLIIWAVDRNGIVTFSEGGGLRKVGYQPGEWVGRSIFEEYSDDPDLISIFRKTLRGEALRLERSFDNLILDVEYTPLFDEQGEVDGFLSVATDITEKTLSQEELRLSEERFSKIFQVNPIAMCITEMETGIFVEVNEGFLSALQCSREEILGQSALDIGFWPNQDKRREMIEQVKQEGTARELFFDFVNLKGTRICALLSAVQIYFRGENLLLSCVKDVTGEHQALEELEKLNEHLEARVVSRTAELQHAHSILNEEYKKRNRLYRALQQTEAKWRSLVTNAPDTILTLDCDGTILYVNHNISSLGMEEIIGSTIFQYMKTEDISKAKQILKEVFQSGTPQVMETEGLNAEGKKALYSCRVGAMVSGGVIIAAMVIATDITQQKQAEQELVRRRAELAHLSRLSTMGELAAELSHELNQPLAAINNYTNGCIRRIRSGTTSLDKLIEPLEEMSRQAQRASETIKRLRRHVQKSDVEHKPLDINMVIQNSISLLEHEIQRNFVALHLELSPSPLQTIGDAIQIEQVLVNLIINAIEAMADIPAEERKLIIQSDRDEDGNLVICVTDSGIGLKKEEENSIFETFYTTKQKGLGVGLSISQTIIEAHGGKLYPRRNKKGTSFFITLPAINGENHRGF from the coding sequence GTGACAGAGAAAAAATCGCTTCAAAGCCCCCCAGTCGATTCTTCATTTCCAGGAGTGAATGTTACGGAATTGAAAACCAGCGACTTTTTGCAGAATCTGGTGCAAATCGATCATCAACTGCTCAGGAATATTCTTGCCAATACGCCGTTGATCATCTGGGCCGTGGATCGGAACGGAATCGTGACCTTCTCAGAAGGAGGAGGATTGAGAAAGGTAGGCTATCAACCTGGTGAATGGGTTGGCAGGTCTATCTTCGAAGAGTATTCCGATGATCCGGACTTAATCTCAATCTTCAGAAAAACTCTGAGGGGTGAAGCATTACGCCTGGAACGCTCGTTTGACAACCTGATTTTAGACGTGGAATACACGCCCCTGTTTGACGAGCAGGGAGAGGTGGATGGTTTTCTGTCCGTGGCTACGGATATTACAGAAAAAACGCTTTCCCAAGAGGAACTGCGACTCTCTGAAGAACGATTCAGTAAAATCTTCCAGGTCAACCCGATTGCGATGTGCATCACCGAAATGGAAACGGGAATTTTTGTTGAAGTCAATGAAGGCTTTTTGTCTGCACTGCAATGCAGCCGGGAAGAGATCCTGGGACAAAGTGCCTTAGATATCGGTTTCTGGCCGAACCAAGACAAACGCCGAGAAATGATTGAACAGGTTAAACAGGAGGGCACCGCGCGGGAACTGTTTTTCGACTTCGTAAACCTGAAAGGGACCCGCATCTGCGCCTTATTGTCGGCAGTCCAGATTTATTTCCGGGGCGAAAACCTGCTGCTCTCATGTGTCAAAGATGTCACTGGAGAACATCAGGCACTGGAAGAACTAGAAAAATTAAATGAGCATCTGGAAGCCAGAGTCGTATCTCGAACAGCCGAACTTCAACACGCACATTCCATTCTGAATGAAGAGTATAAAAAACGGAATCGGCTCTATCGTGCGTTACAGCAGACGGAAGCCAAATGGCGTTCGCTGGTCACCAATGCCCCCGATACGATTTTGACACTGGACTGCGATGGCACCATCCTCTACGTCAACCATAATATCTCATCCTTGGGAATGGAGGAGATTATTGGGTCGACGATCTTTCAATATATGAAGACCGAGGACATCTCCAAAGCAAAACAGATTCTGAAAGAAGTCTTTCAGTCAGGCACTCCCCAGGTCATGGAAACAGAAGGCCTCAACGCAGAAGGCAAGAAAGCCCTCTATTCCTGTCGCGTGGGGGCAATGGTGAGCGGGGGAGTCATCATAGCAGCGATGGTGATTGCCACCGATATCACGCAACAGAAGCAGGCTGAGCAAGAGTTAGTCCGCCGTCGTGCCGAGCTGGCGCATCTTTCCCGCCTGTCGACAATGGGCGAACTGGCTGCAGAATTATCCCACGAATTAAACCAGCCCCTCGCCGCCATCAATAATTACACAAATGGCTGTATCCGCCGTATCCGATCCGGAACCACCAGCCTGGACAAATTGATTGAACCGCTGGAAGAAATGTCGCGCCAGGCCCAGCGTGCCAGCGAAACCATCAAACGTCTGCGTCGGCATGTCCAAAAAAGTGATGTCGAACATAAACCACTCGATATTAACATGGTGATTCAAAATTCCATCTCACTACTTGAACATGAAATCCAGCGCAATTTTGTCGCGTTGCACCTGGAACTGAGCCCGAGCCCTTTACAGACTATTGGCGATGCCATTCAAATTGAACAGGTTCTGGTCAATCTCATAATCAATGCCATTGAAGCCATGGCCGATATACCAGCTGAAGAACGAAAACTGATCATTCAATCAGATCGGGACGAAGATGGAAATTTAGTTATTTGTGTCACAGATAGCGGAATAGGTTTGAAAAAAGAGGAAGAAAATTCTATCTTCGAAACGTTCTACACAACTAAACAAAAAGGACTAGGGGTGGGTTTGTCTATCAGCCAGACAATTATTGAAGCGCATGGCGGAAAACTCTATCCCCGTCGAAATAAAAAAGGGACGAGTTTTTTCATAACTCTGCCTGCAATCAATGGAGAAAATCATCGTGGTTTCTGA
- the surE gene encoding 5'/3'-nucleotidase SurE — protein MQILLTNDDGIHAPGIRSLQKALTQLGDVEVVAPLSEQSGVGLSITYLHPLMIHQEFEEEQHWGWAVAGSPADCVKLGILEFCPKRPDLIVSGINSGSNVGINVLYSGTVAGAIEGAFAGITSIAISAASSFSNDIKPDYDQCAEQSIPIIKKLLQENSGSNRLWNVNFPETKPEWPRGVKWTSLGVKRHFDVMEKRIDPRGRPYYWSGLDPISNHRLEAGTDIQELSEGFVTVTPLKFDLTDHVLLNDTLNGQTNRELDLDLQNPA, from the coding sequence GTGCAAATCTTATTAACCAACGATGATGGAATTCATGCCCCTGGGATTCGGAGCCTGCAAAAGGCGCTCACTCAACTGGGCGATGTCGAAGTCGTTGCTCCCTTATCTGAGCAGAGTGGCGTCGGCTTAAGTATTACCTACCTCCATCCCCTGATGATACACCAGGAATTCGAAGAGGAACAGCACTGGGGCTGGGCCGTTGCCGGCAGTCCAGCAGATTGTGTCAAACTCGGGATCCTGGAATTCTGCCCCAAACGCCCTGATCTGATCGTGAGCGGAATTAATTCCGGATCGAATGTGGGAATCAATGTGCTGTATTCGGGAACGGTGGCTGGCGCGATCGAAGGTGCTTTTGCCGGAATCACGTCGATTGCCATTTCTGCCGCCAGCAGTTTTTCGAATGATATCAAGCCGGACTATGATCAGTGCGCGGAACAGAGCATTCCGATTATCAAAAAACTGTTACAGGAAAACTCGGGTTCCAACAGACTCTGGAATGTGAATTTTCCGGAAACGAAACCAGAATGGCCTCGTGGTGTGAAATGGACATCGCTCGGCGTCAAACGGCACTTTGATGTCATGGAAAAACGGATTGATCCGCGAGGACGACCTTATTACTGGAGCGGCCTGGATCCAATCAGCAATCACCGTCTGGAAGCAGGCACAGACATACAGGAACTTTCCGAAGGCTTTGTGACGGTCACACCGCTCAAGTTTGATTTAACCGACCATGTATTACTCAACGATACATTAAACGGACAGACCAATAGAGAACTCGACTTGGATTTACAAAATCCCGCATGA
- a CDS encoding 2-oxoglutarate dehydrogenase E1 component, translating to MLDKPDAVSSHFDDNGHYESQLPEELVNEISSESLSFVEDLYTSYLKSPGSVSQEWQDFFARFPHKVTRKQRPGFGPSFKRHTMFNPPGSQKTEGLDRQTMKIADRQERLDQLIRNYRVRGHILASLDPLGKKRATPAELMPEFYDFSERDYDRIFSTSTFGGPSQRTLREMIQWLKNTYCRSIGAQFMHIDSLRVRKWLQDRMESTANFLKFERPEALRILRRLTDAVVFEEFIQKKYVGLKSFSLEGAESLIPLLDLAVEKAGEQGVDEIVFGMAHRGRLNVLTNIMGKKPREIFREYEDSVPEMSVGRGDVKYHLGYSSDWMTESGHNVHLTLCFNPSHLEFVNPVAMGRMRAKQDRWHNIDRTKGMVLLIHGDAAFAGEGVVQESLNLSELKGYRTGGTIHVVVNNQIGFTTDPAQSRSSTYATDVAKMLQIPIFHVNGEDPEAVAQVVKLAMDFRKEFHRDVVIDMYCYRRRGHNEGDEPSFTQPLMYDIINQRPSVRDSFLQRMLERKSVTQEDGDRLQEESITHLESELAAARVDNYPHTVELPAGIWAGYRGGEELPADQIDTGVPEESLVNLLLKQTEFPDGFTPHKKIQRLLRIRREMAEGERKLDWGAAESLAFASLLTEGYRIRVSGQDAQRGTFSHRHAVLHDVKTGKKYTPLKHLVAGQGPVEFVNSPLSEAGVLGFDYGYSLDCPDGLIIWEAQFGDFCNAAQVIIDQFIVSAEDKWQRYSGIVMLLPHGFEGQGPEHSSARYERFLQMAAENNIQIAVPTTPDQFFHLLRRQMIRKWRKPLIVMTPKSLLRHHDAVSSFSSMSSGSFFKVIANTTDIDPQKVTRILLCTGKIYYDLNEHRKQAERDDIAIIRMEQLYPIPKAELEAALAPYPEGTPVYWVQEEPENMGAWQFIYCRFKGNLFGRHPLEGVYRQASASPATGSSRSHQFEQEMLISESFR from the coding sequence ATGCTAGATAAACCAGATGCAGTTTCATCCCACTTTGACGACAATGGGCACTATGAGAGTCAGTTGCCGGAAGAATTAGTCAACGAAATCAGCTCGGAATCCTTATCGTTCGTTGAAGATCTGTACACAAGCTATCTGAAGTCCCCGGGCTCTGTTTCCCAGGAATGGCAGGACTTCTTTGCCCGGTTCCCCCACAAGGTCACGCGTAAGCAAAGACCTGGGTTTGGGCCTTCGTTTAAACGCCATACGATGTTCAATCCTCCCGGATCTCAAAAAACGGAAGGATTGGATCGCCAGACAATGAAAATTGCTGATCGCCAGGAACGTCTCGATCAGCTGATTCGGAACTACCGGGTGCGGGGACATATTCTGGCTTCACTGGACCCGTTGGGGAAAAAACGGGCCACACCTGCCGAGTTGATGCCCGAATTCTATGATTTTTCCGAACGCGACTATGACCGGATTTTTTCTACATCCACCTTTGGTGGCCCTTCGCAGCGCACATTGCGGGAGATGATCCAATGGTTAAAGAACACCTACTGTCGATCCATTGGTGCTCAGTTTATGCACATCGACAGCTTGCGCGTTCGCAAGTGGCTGCAAGACCGCATGGAAAGCACCGCCAACTTTCTCAAGTTTGAACGCCCTGAAGCGCTGCGGATTTTGCGTCGTTTAACCGATGCGGTTGTTTTCGAAGAGTTCATTCAGAAGAAGTACGTCGGCTTGAAAAGCTTCTCACTGGAAGGGGCGGAAAGCCTGATTCCGCTGCTGGATCTTGCTGTTGAAAAAGCGGGTGAACAAGGCGTTGACGAGATCGTCTTCGGCATGGCTCATCGCGGCCGGTTGAATGTGCTCACGAATATCATGGGCAAAAAACCGCGCGAGATCTTTCGGGAATACGAAGACTCGGTTCCTGAAATGAGTGTAGGACGCGGTGATGTCAAATATCACCTCGGATACAGTTCCGACTGGATGACCGAATCAGGGCACAATGTCCATCTGACGCTCTGCTTTAATCCCAGCCATCTGGAATTCGTGAATCCCGTTGCCATGGGCCGGATGCGAGCCAAACAGGACCGCTGGCACAACATTGATCGGACTAAGGGAATGGTCCTGTTGATTCACGGCGATGCGGCATTTGCAGGCGAAGGCGTGGTTCAGGAGAGTCTGAACCTGAGTGAGTTAAAAGGTTATCGCACCGGTGGAACGATCCACGTCGTCGTGAATAACCAGATCGGTTTTACGACGGACCCTGCACAAAGCCGCTCTTCGACCTACGCGACGGATGTCGCGAAAATGCTGCAGATTCCGATCTTCCATGTCAATGGAGAAGATCCGGAAGCAGTCGCCCAGGTTGTCAAGCTGGCAATGGACTTCCGTAAGGAATTCCATCGTGATGTTGTCATCGATATGTACTGCTATCGTCGTCGCGGTCATAATGAAGGAGACGAACCTTCTTTCACACAACCATTAATGTACGACATCATCAACCAACGTCCCTCTGTGCGAGACAGCTTCCTGCAGCGAATGCTGGAACGCAAGTCTGTCACGCAGGAGGACGGCGACCGTCTGCAGGAAGAGAGTATCACACACCTGGAATCGGAACTGGCAGCAGCCCGAGTGGACAATTATCCGCATACTGTGGAACTGCCAGCAGGCATCTGGGCCGGATATCGCGGGGGGGAAGAGCTTCCTGCCGATCAGATCGATACGGGAGTTCCTGAAGAAAGTCTGGTCAACCTGTTATTAAAGCAGACCGAATTTCCGGACGGATTCACGCCGCATAAAAAAATTCAGAGGCTATTGCGCATTCGTAGAGAAATGGCAGAAGGTGAGCGTAAGTTAGACTGGGGCGCCGCCGAATCTCTGGCCTTTGCTTCCTTGTTGACCGAAGGCTACCGGATTCGCGTGAGTGGCCAGGATGCCCAACGTGGTACATTCAGTCATCGCCATGCTGTGCTACATGATGTCAAAACCGGAAAAAAATATACACCGCTCAAACATCTGGTGGCCGGTCAGGGACCTGTTGAATTCGTCAACAGTCCTCTATCGGAAGCGGGTGTTCTCGGCTTTGATTACGGTTACAGTTTAGACTGTCCCGATGGTCTGATTATCTGGGAAGCCCAGTTTGGTGATTTCTGTAATGCAGCCCAGGTGATTATCGATCAGTTTATCGTCAGTGCCGAAGATAAATGGCAACGTTACAGTGGAATCGTGATGCTCTTGCCACACGGATTTGAAGGACAGGGGCCGGAACACTCCAGTGCGCGATATGAACGATTTTTGCAGATGGCTGCGGAGAACAATATTCAAATCGCAGTCCCCACCACGCCTGATCAATTTTTCCACTTGCTCAGACGCCAGATGATCCGCAAATGGCGCAAGCCATTAATTGTGATGACGCCTAAAAGTCTGCTCAGACATCACGATGCGGTCTCCAGCTTTTCATCGATGAGTTCGGGTTCGTTTTTCAAGGTGATCGCCAACACGACAGACATCGATCCTCAAAAGGTCACTCGGATTTTACTCTGTACCGGAAAGATCTATTACGATCTGAATGAGCATCGAAAACAGGCAGAACGCGATGATATCGCCATTATTCGGATGGAGCAGCTGTACCCGATTCCCAAAGCTGAGCTTGAGGCGGCGTTAGCGCCTTATCCTGAAGGAACTCCTGTGTACTGGGTCCAGGAAGAACCGGAAAACATGGGAGCCTGGCAATTTATCTATTGTCGCTTTAAAGGGAATCTGTTTGGCCGTCATCCACTTGAGGGCGTCTATCGTCAGGCGAGTGCCAGTCCGGCGACAGGATCCAGCAGGAGCCACCAGTTCGAGCAGGAAATGCTGATCTCAGAAAGCTTCCGCTAA